From the genome of Bacteroides sp. MSB163, one region includes:
- a CDS encoding DUF2264 domain-containing protein yields MKTWKYLWLLLIVALLVPINVSAKKKTEKVKSDRELWAGILYQMAAPVLSNMSEGKLQENMLVELSPTWDGRDKRVTYMECFGRLMAGLAPWLSLPDDDTAEGKQRKQLREWALKSYAQSVDPESKDYLLWRKEGQPLVDAAYIAESFLRGYDALWVPLDDLTKQRYIAEFQQLRRVDPPYTNWLLFSSTVECFLKKAGAQTDYYRITSALRKVDEWYVGDGWYSDGEDFAFDYYNSFVLHPMYVECLEVMTNGGKQNIWNVKGGNFPKALKRMQRFGMILERFVSPEGTFPVFGRSITYRTGVLQPLALLSLRGWLPKELPAGQVRAAMTAVIQRMFGDNHNFNAEGYLTLGFNGSQPNISDWYTNNGSLYLASLAFLPLGLPADAPFWTDAPQPWTSKKAWGGEDFPKDHAYHD; encoded by the coding sequence ATGAAAACGTGGAAATATTTGTGGCTACTATTGATTGTAGCCTTGCTGGTTCCCATCAATGTTTCGGCAAAAAAGAAAACGGAAAAAGTAAAGTCTGATCGTGAACTTTGGGCGGGAATTCTGTACCAGATGGCAGCACCTGTACTCAGCAATATGAGCGAAGGCAAGTTGCAGGAAAATATGCTGGTAGAGTTGAGCCCTACATGGGACGGTCGTGATAAACGGGTGACTTATATGGAATGCTTCGGACGGTTGATGGCCGGACTGGCTCCGTGGTTGTCACTGCCCGATGATGATACGGCGGAAGGAAAACAACGCAAACAATTGCGTGAATGGGCATTAAAGAGCTATGCTCAATCCGTAGATCCGGAAAGTAAAGATTATCTGTTGTGGCGGAAAGAGGGACAACCCCTGGTGGATGCCGCTTATATAGCTGAAAGCTTTTTGCGTGGATATGACGCTTTGTGGGTTCCATTGGATGATTTGACAAAACAACGTTATATTGCTGAATTCCAGCAACTGCGTCGGGTAGATCCCCCCTATACGAATTGGTTATTATTCTCTTCAACTGTTGAGTGCTTCCTGAAAAAGGCGGGTGCCCAGACGGATTATTACCGTATCACTTCAGCTTTGCGTAAAGTCGATGAATGGTATGTAGGAGATGGCTGGTACAGTGACGGAGAGGATTTCGCCTTCGATTATTACAATAGTTTTGTGCTCCACCCCATGTATGTGGAATGCCTTGAAGTGATGACAAATGGCGGAAAGCAGAATATCTGGAATGTAAAAGGTGGAAACTTCCCGAAAGCCTTGAAGCGTATGCAGCGTTTCGGCATGATATTGGAACGTTTTGTTTCTCCCGAAGGTACTTTCCCGGTCTTTGGCCGTTCGATTACTTACCGTACCGGTGTACTGCAACCGCTTGCCTTGCTGTCATTGCGTGGTTGGTTACCAAAGGAATTGCCTGCCGGACAGGTGCGTGCGGCGATGACCGCCGTCATTCAGCGTATGTTCGGTGATAATCACAACTTCAATGCGGAAGGCTATCTGACATTGGGTTTCAACGGTTCTCAACCTAATATATCGGATTGGTATACCAACAATGGCAGCTTGTATCTGGCCTCACTTGCCTTCCTGCCGTTAGGATTACCTGCCGATGCTCCCTTCTGGACGGATGCACCGCAACCGTGGACATCAAAGAAAGCATGGGGTGGAGAAGATTTTCCGAAAGATCACGCTTATCATGACTAA
- a CDS encoding alpha-L-arabinofuranosidase C-terminal domain-containing protein produces MNRLIRFLSVCLLLSFVFPVQAKVEGVTNEPNQVYLFSYSNRDGRSGLKFAWSPDGEKWFSVADGFAYVNSDFGPWGRAKTMFKPHLMQTRADGKWHCIWEATNTGKALAYVTSPDLQKWEAQSYFSPEERSKYEPKDVYPTTQKKVLVNGSEEEGWVQEVPYTTVQQIIRYAEHKKYRQSLNAERTEQDPVRFANLKPVEATIQVNAGQAKEISKHLIGIFFEDINYGADGGLYAELVQNRDFEYTPTDRGNDQNWNSTHSWSVQGSDATLSIATENPIHPNNSHYAVFDVNAAEQTALVNAGFDGIALRKGEKYDFSLFGKVLEGKGGKVLVNLVDKDGTIIAQTAVNVTSKDWKQQKAVLTATSDATAASLSIVPQAVSKYALDMISLFPQKTFKGRKNGLRADLAQTLADLHPRFVRFPGGCVAHGDGIDNIYDWKGSIGPLEARKPLRNLWGYHQTRGLGYHEYFLFCEDMGAEPVPVLAAGVPCQNSGTCAHHSKDELTCMGQQGGVPMEEMDQYIQDVLDLIEYANGDARKTVWGKKRAEAGHPKPFNLKFIGIGNEDMITPVFVERFKMIFDAVKAKHPEVTVIGTTGPFYEGTDYEVGWDLATELGVPMVDEHYYVEPGWMIHNQEYYDHYDRSKAKVYLGEYAAHLPGRPNNVETALAEALYLTAVERNGDVVEMTSYAPLLAKEGHTQWNPDLIYFNNTEVRPTVGYYTQQMYGQNAGTEYLSSTVKLNNGWDAVKKRVGVSVVKDANTGDYIVKLVNMLPVEVSSQVKLDGVTLVNPSATKTILTGDPKDRGAKPASSDFKVEGNDFSYSMPAYSFTVIRIHQVVGK; encoded by the coding sequence ATGAACAGATTGATTAGATTTTTAAGTGTATGTTTACTCCTGTCTTTTGTCTTCCCTGTGCAGGCAAAGGTGGAGGGCGTGACGAATGAACCGAATCAGGTGTACCTCTTTTCCTATTCGAACCGTGACGGACGCAGTGGCCTGAAGTTTGCCTGGAGTCCCGACGGAGAGAAGTGGTTTAGCGTGGCCGATGGATTTGCCTATGTGAATTCCGACTTCGGTCCGTGGGGACGGGCAAAGACTATGTTCAAGCCCCATTTGATGCAAACCCGTGCTGATGGCAAATGGCATTGCATCTGGGAAGCTACGAATACCGGTAAGGCACTTGCCTATGTAACCTCTCCCGACTTGCAGAAGTGGGAAGCACAGAGTTATTTCTCTCCCGAAGAACGTAGCAAGTATGAACCCAAAGATGTGTACCCCACCACTCAGAAGAAGGTGTTGGTGAACGGTTCCGAAGAAGAAGGCTGGGTGCAGGAAGTTCCCTATACTACCGTGCAGCAGATCATCCGCTATGCCGAACATAAGAAATACCGCCAGTCACTGAATGCCGAGCGTACCGAGCAAGACCCTGTACGTTTTGCCAACCTCAAGCCTGTAGAGGCTACTATTCAGGTGAATGCAGGTCAGGCGAAAGAAATTAGCAAGCATCTGATTGGTATTTTCTTTGAGGATATCAACTATGGAGCTGACGGTGGCTTGTATGCCGAACTGGTTCAGAACCGTGACTTTGAATATACTCCGACCGACCGTGGTAACGATCAGAACTGGAATAGTACTCACTCCTGGAGTGTTCAGGGCAGTGATGCTACATTGAGCATTGCAACGGAAAATCCTATTCATCCTAATAACTCCCATTATGCTGTTTTCGATGTGAATGCAGCTGAACAAACAGCATTGGTGAATGCCGGTTTCGATGGCATAGCCCTGAGGAAAGGTGAGAAATATGATTTCTCACTCTTTGGTAAAGTGCTTGAGGGGAAAGGAGGCAAGGTACTTGTGAACTTGGTTGATAAAGATGGAACAATTATAGCACAAACTGCCGTAAATGTAACATCTAAAGATTGGAAACAACAGAAAGCAGTCTTGACAGCCACAAGTGATGCGACGGCTGCCTCTCTGTCCATTGTTCCCCAGGCTGTCAGCAAGTATGCGCTGGATATGATTTCCCTCTTTCCGCAAAAGACCTTCAAAGGTCGTAAGAACGGACTCCGCGCTGATCTGGCACAAACGCTTGCCGATTTGCATCCCCGTTTCGTACGTTTCCCCGGTGGTTGTGTGGCTCATGGCGATGGAATAGATAATATTTATGATTGGAAAGGCTCTATAGGTCCGTTGGAAGCCCGCAAGCCGCTTCGTAATCTTTGGGGATACCATCAGACACGCGGTCTGGGATACCACGAATACTTCTTGTTCTGTGAAGATATGGGTGCGGAACCCGTACCTGTGCTTGCAGCCGGTGTACCTTGTCAGAACTCTGGTACCTGCGCCCACCATTCCAAGGATGAACTGACTTGCATGGGACAGCAGGGTGGCGTTCCGATGGAAGAAATGGATCAGTACATCCAAGATGTTCTCGACCTGATAGAATATGCCAACGGAGATGCCCGCAAAACCGTGTGGGGTAAGAAGCGTGCGGAAGCCGGACATCCGAAACCGTTCAACTTGAAGTTCATCGGTATCGGTAATGAGGACATGATTACACCTGTCTTCGTGGAACGCTTTAAGATGATATTTGATGCAGTGAAAGCAAAACATCCTGAAGTTACCGTGATTGGTACTACCGGTCCGTTCTACGAAGGTACGGATTATGAAGTAGGTTGGGATCTTGCTACCGAACTGGGTGTACCGATGGTAGACGAGCACTATTACGTAGAACCGGGTTGGATGATTCACAATCAGGAATATTACGATCATTACGACCGTAGCAAAGCGAAAGTCTATTTAGGCGAATATGCCGCCCACCTGCCGGGACGCCCCAATAATGTAGAAACTGCGCTTGCCGAAGCTCTCTATCTAACTGCCGTAGAACGTAACGGTGACGTGGTAGAAATGACTTCCTATGCTCCGTTGTTGGCTAAAGAGGGTCATACACAATGGAATCCGGACTTGATCTATTTCAATAATACGGAAGTGAGACCCACAGTAGGCTACTATACTCAACAGATGTATGGTCAGAACGCCGGTACCGAATACCTGTCTTCTACGGTAAAACTGAATAATGGTTGGGATGCCGTGAAGAAACGTGTCGGAGTATCAGTTGTGAAAGACGCTAATACCGGAGATTATATCGTGAAGTTAGTGAATATGCTTCCGGTGGAAGTTTCTTCCCAGGTGAAGTTGGACGGAGTTACTTTGGTAAATCCTTCGGCTACAAAAACGATATTGACAGGTGATCCGAAAGACAGAGGAGCTAAACCCGCTTCTTCTGATTTCAAGGTAGAAGGAAATGACTTTTCTTACTCAATGCCGGCTTATTCGTTTACAGTGATACGTATTCATCAAGTCGTTGGTAAATGA
- a CDS encoding family 43 glycosylhydrolase → MLAITLPSFSQQQHPIVEKDYVAYLFTYFTGNHISEEAVCYAVSMDGYTYWALNDGKPVLDSKVISSTGGVRDPHILRSQDGHTFYMVVTDMVSDNGWDSNRAMVLLKSNDLVNWTHSIINMQKRYKGQEKLKRVWAPQTVFDPEAGKYMVYWSMQYAGGADIIYYAYANDDFTDLIGEPKPLFIPENKKSCIDGDIVYKDGVFHLFYKTEGHGNGIKVATTRSLTSGQWKEEPDYKQQTKDAVEGAGTFKLINQDKYILMYDVYMKGKYQFTETTDLKNFKVIDSEVKMNFHPRHGTIIPITRDELIRITDKWGKPAELGAIPNNPVLPGFHADPEILYSNKTKKYYIYSTTDGQPGWGGWYFTVFSSTDLKNWNYEGVMLDLKSEQVPWANGNAWAPCIEEKLIKGEYKYFFYYSGNPAKGGGKQIGVAMADSPTGPFTDLGQPIITDSPVGHGQQIDVDVFTDPVSGKPYLYWGNGYMAGAELNKDMISIKKKTLTVMTPEGGTLQDYAFREAPYVFYRNGLYYFMWSVDDTGSPNYHVAYGTSKSPLGPIEVAKDPIVLIQNPEKQIYGPAHNAVLQIPGTDEWYIVYHRINKNFLKDGPGTHREVCIDRMEFNADGTIKRVITNN, encoded by the coding sequence ATGTTGGCAATAACATTGCCTTCATTCTCTCAGCAACAACATCCTATCGTTGAAAAAGATTATGTGGCTTATTTGTTCACCTACTTTACAGGTAACCACATCAGTGAAGAAGCCGTATGTTATGCCGTAAGTATGGACGGATATACATATTGGGCGCTGAATGACGGCAAGCCCGTTCTTGATTCGAAAGTAATCAGTTCGACCGGTGGTGTGCGCGACCCGCATATCCTGAGAAGCCAGGACGGGCATACCTTTTATATGGTGGTGACAGATATGGTATCTGACAATGGTTGGGATTCGAACCGTGCAATGGTGCTGCTGAAGTCCAATGACCTTGTAAACTGGACGCATTCCATCATTAATATGCAGAAACGTTATAAAGGACAGGAAAAGCTGAAGCGTGTTTGGGCACCGCAGACGGTTTTCGACCCTGAAGCCGGAAAATATATGGTGTACTGGTCTATGCAGTATGCCGGTGGAGCCGATATCATCTACTATGCGTATGCCAATGACGACTTTACAGATCTGATTGGTGAACCGAAGCCACTCTTCATTCCGGAGAATAAGAAATCATGTATTGACGGGGATATTGTCTATAAAGACGGTGTTTTCCACCTGTTCTATAAGACAGAAGGACATGGAAACGGTATTAAAGTGGCAACCACCCGTTCACTGACTTCCGGTCAGTGGAAAGAAGAACCGGATTACAAGCAGCAAACAAAGGATGCTGTGGAAGGTGCCGGCACATTTAAACTGATAAATCAGGATAAGTATATACTAATGTATGATGTATACATGAAAGGTAAATATCAGTTTACGGAAACTACCGACCTGAAGAACTTCAAAGTGATAGACAGTGAGGTGAAGATGAACTTCCATCCCCGCCACGGAACGATTATTCCTATCACGCGCGATGAATTGATCCGTATCACGGATAAATGGGGCAAGCCTGCCGAATTGGGTGCAATACCGAACAACCCTGTATTGCCCGGATTTCATGCCGACCCTGAAATCTTATACTCAAACAAGACAAAGAAATATTATATCTATTCCACAACCGACGGACAACCCGGCTGGGGTGGATGGTACTTTACTGTTTTTTCTTCAACCGACCTGAAGAACTGGAACTATGAAGGCGTTATGCTGGATTTGAAATCCGAACAGGTACCTTGGGCGAATGGAAATGCCTGGGCACCGTGTATTGAAGAAAAACTCATCAAGGGAGAATACAAGTACTTCTTTTATTATAGCGGCAATCCCGCCAAAGGCGGAGGAAAGCAAATCGGCGTAGCAATGGCCGACTCACCTACCGGACCGTTTACCGATCTGGGACAACCCATCATTACAGATTCTCCTGTAGGACATGGACAGCAGATAGATGTGGATGTCTTCACCGATCCTGTATCCGGTAAACCCTATCTGTATTGGGGTAATGGCTACATGGCCGGCGCCGAACTGAATAAAGATATGATTTCCATCAAGAAGAAAACACTTACGGTAATGACTCCCGAAGGAGGAACCTTGCAGGATTATGCATTCCGCGAAGCTCCTTATGTATTTTACCGTAACGGACTTTATTATTTTATGTGGTCGGTAGATGACACCGGTTCACCCAACTATCATGTGGCTTACGGTACATCTAAATCGCCGCTTGGACCTATCGAGGTAGCTAAAGATCCGATTGTACTGATTCAGAATCCGGAGAAACAAATTTACGGTCCTGCACACAATGCAGTGTTACAAATTCCGGGTACGGATGAGTGGTATATCGTTTACCATCGTATTAATAAGAACTTCCTGAAAGATGGTCCGGGTACGCATCGGGAAGTATGCATTGACCGTATGGAATTCAATGCGGACGGAACGATTAAACGGGTAATAACAAACAATTGA
- a CDS encoding glycoside hydrolase family 97 protein, with the protein MKNKLKGLAFLCMAVALPLTAQNVTVSGPDGKLQLTVSCPEGKEASYSLTYSGKQMLESSPLGLETNVGDFAKAMKLTGHKERKIDTVYMQSRIKASKIHYQANELVCAFVNAKGQKMDVIFRVSNNDVAFRYTLPRQGERGSLVVNSEATGFRFPEQTTTFMCPQSDAMIGWKRTKPSYEEEYKADAPMDVRSQYGHGYTFPCLFRIGDNGWVLVSETGVDSRYCGSRLSDVTEGNLYTVAFPMAEENNGNGTVAPAFALPGSTPWRTITVGETLNPIVETTVIWDVVEPLYETEHDYQMGRGTWSWILWQDGSINYDDQVRYVDLAAAMGYEYVLIDNWWDTKIGHKRMESLIDYAQGKGVDVFLWYSSSGYWNDIEQGPVNMMDDPIIRKREMKWLQEQGVKGIKVDFFGGDKQETMRLYEGILSDADDHGLMVIFHGCTVPRGWERMYPNYVGSEAVLASENLIFNQHFCDEEAFNACLHPFIRNAVGSMEFGGTFLNKRLNRGNNGGTTRRTTDVFQLSTAVLFQNPIQNYALAPNNLTDAPQVCLDFMKQVPTTWDETRFIDGYPGKYAVVARRHGKQWYVAAVNGTKEVLKLKLELPMLAGETLSFYNDDKELQPQLQTLKLKADGKLQLTLQPQGGAVLVQDWKTNEKEMGAYLFTYFKDDTHSLYFAVSDDGYTFTDVNNGQPIIAGDTIAEQKGIRDPHIYRAPDGTFYIAMTDLHIFAQQKGLRNTEWERDGAKYGWGNNRGFVLMKSKDLVNWTHHVVRIDKTFPGYDEIGCAWAPELVYDEHAGRIMIYFTMRMGNARNMLYYAYVNEDFDGLETEPRLLFQYPDATKSAIDADITKVGDKYHMFYVAHDGTPGIKQAVSKYINRGYAYLPEWVDPEPKACEAPNMWKRIGEDKWVVMYDIYGINPHNFGFSETTDFVNFKDLGHFNEGVMKATNFSSPKHGAVIHITKKEAEKLRKYWKAK; encoded by the coding sequence ATGAAAAACAAACTGAAGGGATTAGCTTTTTTATGTATGGCGGTAGCCTTGCCGCTGACAGCACAGAATGTAACCGTCAGCGGACCTGACGGTAAATTACAACTAACAGTTTCGTGCCCGGAAGGGAAGGAAGCATCGTATTCTCTCACCTATAGCGGGAAACAGATGTTGGAATCATCTCCGTTGGGTCTGGAGACCAATGTGGGAGACTTCGCGAAAGCAATGAAACTGACTGGGCATAAAGAAAGGAAAATTGATACCGTTTACATGCAATCGCGTATCAAAGCTTCCAAGATACACTATCAGGCCAATGAATTGGTATGTGCTTTTGTCAATGCAAAAGGGCAGAAGATGGACGTAATATTCCGTGTGAGCAATAATGATGTTGCTTTCCGCTATACGTTGCCCCGCCAGGGCGAGCGGGGAAGCCTTGTTGTGAACAGCGAAGCGACCGGCTTCCGTTTTCCTGAACAGACTACTACCTTCATGTGTCCGCAAAGTGATGCTATGATAGGCTGGAAGCGGACAAAACCGAGTTATGAAGAAGAATATAAGGCGGATGCTCCGATGGATGTCCGTTCACAATACGGACATGGATATACTTTCCCCTGCCTGTTCCGCATAGGAGATAATGGCTGGGTACTTGTCAGTGAGACAGGAGTAGACAGCCGCTATTGCGGTTCGCGCCTGAGCGATGTAACAGAAGGAAATCTGTATACGGTAGCTTTCCCGATGGCTGAAGAGAATAATGGTAACGGAACAGTTGCCCCCGCTTTCGCTTTACCGGGTTCTACCCCTTGGCGTACGATTACGGTAGGTGAGACATTGAATCCTATTGTAGAAACCACTGTTATCTGGGATGTAGTGGAACCGTTGTATGAAACGGAGCATGATTATCAGATGGGACGTGGAACCTGGAGCTGGATACTCTGGCAGGACGGCAGTATCAACTATGATGATCAGGTGCGTTATGTTGATCTGGCTGCTGCAATGGGTTATGAATATGTGCTGATTGACAACTGGTGGGATACGAAAATCGGCCATAAGCGTATGGAATCCCTCATTGACTATGCACAAGGTAAGGGTGTGGATGTATTCCTGTGGTACAGTTCAAGCGGCTACTGGAATGATATTGAGCAAGGGCCTGTCAATATGATGGATGATCCGATTATCCGCAAGCGTGAAATGAAATGGCTTCAGGAACAGGGTGTGAAAGGTATCAAAGTCGATTTCTTCGGTGGAGACAAACAGGAAACCATGCGTTTGTACGAAGGTATTCTGAGTGATGCTGACGATCACGGTCTGATGGTAATCTTCCACGGCTGTACAGTGCCTCGCGGATGGGAGCGGATGTATCCCAACTATGTAGGCAGCGAAGCGGTACTGGCTTCCGAGAATCTGATTTTCAACCAACATTTCTGTGATGAAGAGGCTTTCAATGCCTGCCTGCATCCTTTTATCCGTAATGCGGTGGGCAGCATGGAATTTGGCGGTACTTTCCTGAACAAGCGTTTGAACCGGGGGAACAATGGTGGAACTACCCGTCGCACGACGGATGTATTCCAGTTGTCAACAGCTGTGTTGTTCCAGAATCCTATTCAGAATTATGCTTTGGCACCCAACAACCTGACGGATGCCCCGCAAGTTTGCCTGGATTTTATGAAACAGGTGCCTACTACGTGGGATGAAACACGTTTTATTGATGGTTATCCCGGAAAATATGCAGTTGTTGCACGTCGTCACGGCAAACAATGGTATGTAGCTGCCGTTAACGGTACAAAAGAAGTACTGAAGTTGAAACTCGAATTACCTATGCTTGCAGGAGAGACTCTCTCATTCTATAATGATGATAAAGAACTGCAACCCCAGTTGCAAACTCTGAAACTGAAAGCTGACGGCAAACTCCAACTGACCCTCCAACCGCAAGGTGGCGCCGTACTGGTTCAGGACTGGAAAACGAATGAAAAGGAAATGGGAGCCTATCTGTTTACCTATTTCAAAGATGATACACATAGTTTATATTTCGCAGTCAGCGATGACGGATATACATTTACGGATGTAAATAACGGTCAGCCCATTATCGCCGGTGATACGATTGCCGAACAGAAAGGTATCCGTGACCCGCATATCTATCGTGCACCGGATGGTACTTTCTACATTGCCATGACCGACCTGCACATCTTTGCCCAACAGAAAGGTCTGCGCAACACCGAGTGGGAGCGTGACGGAGCTAAATACGGCTGGGGTAACAACCGTGGTTTTGTCCTGATGAAATCAAAAGACCTTGTAAACTGGACACACCATGTGGTCCGTATTGACAAGACTTTCCCCGGATATGATGAGATCGGTTGTGCCTGGGCACCTGAACTGGTCTACGATGAACATGCAGGCAGAATAATGATCTACTTCACCATGCGCATGGGCAATGCACGGAATATGCTGTACTATGCTTATGTAAACGAAGATTTCGACGGTCTGGAAACAGAACCCCGCCTATTGTTCCAATATCCCGATGCTACCAAATCAGCTATTGATGCCGACATCACGAAAGTAGGTGATAAATATCACATGTTTTACGTTGCTCACGACGGAACACCGGGCATCAAACAAGCTGTATCGAAGTATATCAACCGTGGATATGCTTACCTGCCGGAATGGGTAGATCCGGAACCGAAAGCCTGCGAAGCTCCTAACATGTGGAAGCGCATCGGCGAAGACAAATGGGTGGTAATGTATGACATCTATGGTATCAATCCTCATAATTTCGGTTTCAGTGAAACCACTGACTTTGTGAACTTCAAAGATCTGGGACACTTCAATGAAGGTGTGATGAAGGCGACTAACTTCTCTTCACCGAAACATGGAGCAGTAATCCACATCACTAAGAAAGAGGCTGAGAAGCTGAGAAAGTACTGGAAAGCAAAATGA
- a CDS encoding BNR repeat-containing protein gives MNRYILLFFLILSTTFTLRAQQARLVEVGQGYSQTSVNTTVFRNNSLVTQGDEQYICYYDADGYLVLGKRKLNSDRWTLNRTQYKGNVKDAHNIISMMLDGDGYLHLSFDHHGHKLNYCRSTAPYTLELGDKEPMTGVDEGNVTYPEFYPLKGGDLLFVYRSGSSGRGNLVMNRYSVKERKWSRVQDVLIDGEDKRNAYWQLYVDEQGTIHLSWVWRETWHVETNHDLCYARSFDNGVTWYKANGKKYELPIRYNNAEYACRIPQNSELINQTSMSADAGGNPYIATYWRDPDSEIPQYRIVWYDGAMWRNRQVSDRRTPFSLKGGGTKMIPIARPRIVVDGGEIFYIFRDEERGSRVSMAHASAVGTGEWTFTDLTDFPVDAWEPSHDTELWKQKRRLHLFVQHTKQGDGERMVDFVPQPVYVLEVR, from the coding sequence ATGAACAGATACATTCTCCTTTTCTTTCTAATTCTCTCAACGACTTTCACACTCCGGGCACAGCAGGCCCGGCTTGTGGAAGTGGGACAGGGATATAGCCAAACGTCAGTCAACACAACTGTATTTCGCAACAACTCCCTTGTGACGCAAGGGGATGAGCAATATATCTGTTATTATGATGCGGATGGTTATCTGGTGCTGGGTAAGCGGAAACTGAATTCCGACCGGTGGACGCTGAACCGGACACAATACAAAGGAAACGTAAAAGACGCCCATAATATTATAAGTATGATGCTGGACGGGGATGGTTATCTGCATCTCTCGTTCGATCATCACGGACATAAGTTGAACTATTGCCGCAGCACAGCTCCGTATACACTGGAACTCGGAGATAAGGAACCCATGACGGGTGTAGATGAAGGAAATGTCACTTACCCGGAGTTCTATCCGCTGAAAGGGGGCGATTTACTTTTCGTCTACCGTTCCGGTTCTTCCGGCCGGGGCAATCTGGTGATGAACCGCTATTCCGTGAAAGAAAGGAAATGGAGCCGGGTACAGGATGTTCTGATTGACGGTGAAGATAAGAGGAATGCTTACTGGCAGCTCTATGTGGATGAGCAAGGTACTATCCACCTATCCTGGGTGTGGCGTGAAACGTGGCATGTGGAGACGAACCATGATCTTTGTTATGCCCGTTCCTTTGACAATGGCGTGACATGGTATAAGGCGAATGGCAAGAAGTATGAGTTGCCTATCCGCTATAACAATGCGGAATATGCCTGCCGCATTCCGCAAAATTCTGAATTGATCAATCAGACCAGTATGAGTGCCGATGCGGGCGGCAATCCTTATATCGCGACTTACTGGCGTGATCCCGACAGTGAAATCCCCCAATACCGTATTGTATGGTATGACGGTGCCATGTGGCGTAACCGCCAGGTTTCGGATCGCCGGACGCCTTTTTCGTTGAAAGGGGGCGGTACCAAGATGATTCCCATTGCCCGTCCGCGTATCGTGGTAGATGGCGGTGAAATCTTCTATATCTTCCGCGACGAAGAACGGGGAAGCCGGGTGTCAATGGCGCATGCGTCAGCAGTCGGGACGGGTGAATGGACTTTTACTGATTTGACGGATTTTCCGGTAGATGCCTGGGAACCGTCGCATGATACGGAACTTTGGAAACAAAAACGCCGTCTTCATCTCTTTGTGCAACATACCAAGCAAGGGGATGGAGAGCGTATGGTGGATTTTGTTCCTCAGCCGGTGTATGTGCTGGAAGTGAGATAA
- a CDS encoding glycoside hydrolase family 88 protein — protein sequence MKKYFGNILVLAFCLNGMLACASPKDEAKEIVDIIYKVNNYWQTQNPEHGRSFWDNAAYHSGNMEAFFLTGDSDFMNYSKAWAEHNQWKGAKSDNKAEWKYSYGESDDYVLFGDYQICFQTYADLYNIEPDTQKIARAREVMEYQMSTDKNDYWWWADGLYMVMPVMTKLYKITDNPLYLEKLHEYWAFADSLMYDPEDALYYRDGKYIYPKHKSVNGKKDFWARGDGWVLAALAKVLKDLPETDKYRQEYIDRYRAMAKAVATCQQPEGYWTRSLLDPEHAPGPETSGTAFFTYGLLWGMNNGFLDKATYQPVIEKAWKYLTTVALQPDGRIGYVQPIGEKAIPGQVVDANSTANFGVGAFLLAACEMVRFLN from the coding sequence ATGAAAAAGTATTTCGGAAACATTCTGGTTCTGGCTTTTTGTCTGAACGGAATGTTGGCTTGCGCGTCTCCCAAGGATGAGGCCAAAGAGATTGTGGATATTATTTATAAAGTGAATAACTACTGGCAAACTCAGAATCCTGAGCACGGACGCTCTTTCTGGGACAATGCAGCTTACCATAGTGGTAACATGGAAGCGTTCTTTCTGACTGGTGACTCCGATTTCATGAACTACTCCAAGGCTTGGGCTGAACATAATCAATGGAAAGGTGCTAAGTCGGATAATAAAGCCGAATGGAAATACAGCTATGGCGAGAGTGACGATTATGTGCTTTTTGGTGATTACCAAATTTGTTTTCAGACGTATGCCGATTTATACAATATAGAACCGGATACTCAAAAAATAGCTCGTGCCCGCGAAGTAATGGAATATCAGATGAGTACGGATAAGAATGATTATTGGTGGTGGGCTGACGGTCTTTACATGGTGATGCCTGTGATGACTAAACTATATAAGATTACCGACAATCCGCTTTACCTGGAGAAACTGCATGAGTACTGGGCATTTGCCGACAGTCTGATGTACGATCCGGAAGATGCGCTTTATTATCGTGACGGAAAATATATCTATCCTAAACATAAAAGTGTGAATGGTAAGAAAGATTTCTGGGCTCGTGGAGATGGATGGGTTTTAGCTGCTTTGGCTAAAGTCCTGAAAGATTTGCCTGAAACGGATAAATACCGTCAGGAATATATAGACCGTTACCGTGCGATGGCAAAAGCTGTGGCTACCTGTCAGCAACCGGAAGGATACTGGACACGGAGTCTGCTTGATCCGGAGCATGCTCCCGGACCGGAAACCAGTGGCACTGCTTTCTTTACCTATGGTCTGCTGTGGGGTATGAATAACGGCTTTTTGGATAAGGCTACTTATCAGCCTGTAATAGAAAAAGCCTGGAAGTATCTGACGACTGTTGCTTTGCAACCGGATGGACGCATCGGCTATGTGCAGCCTATCGGTGAGAAGGCCATTCCGGGACAAGTGGTAGATGCCAATTCAACAGCTAACTTTGGAGTAGGGGCTTTCTTACTGGCGGCTTGCGAAATGGTACGATTTCTGAATTGA